In a genomic window of Acropora muricata isolate sample 2 chromosome 2, ASM3666990v1, whole genome shotgun sequence:
- the LOC136904592 gene encoding uncharacterized protein has product MDPNVQAEIERQQSQLLEKLSTIFDNKIDSMKRQLEDVSNKAHESQMSELKRMRFAEPRSFKKKGHEQQYKHNEKVKTAVAEAKEAILARQQDACIAKLDEGIELIEGRQKLILMADRSDFGWKTVGEYLDNELAENDEDAKKMKKAEKEAQRKITEARASKMAKSRASFSRLPRPVSRSSSFPTQYASPGTSNHHKSATVGVMSASDFRGQVRRSGTCFSCGKVGHWRNECPLLAVAHTHEGKKLSIPNMSVNSTGVILQNDDTCNVISCQQGELSGESDDLSLNEGDFLENDPPQADQVRGRLRAHLHSWEEIGATEPVLSIIREGYKLPLLTIPQSALLRNNKSAFDNCSFVSKAIADLLANQCVDVVDSQPWVVNPLSVSVRDDGKKRLVLDLRHVNPHLYKYKFKCEDIAVAQQLLRGLLPLYI; this is encoded by the coding sequence ATGGATCCTAACGTTCAAGCGGAGATAGAACGACAACAGTCTCAGCTGCTAGAAAAGCTGTCCACCATCTTCGACAACAAGATAGACAGTATGAAACGGCAGTTGGAAGACGTATCGAACAAAGCACATGAGTCGCAAATGAGCGAACTAAAGCGGATGCGGTTTGCTGAACCACGGTCTTTCAAGAAAAAAGGCCACGAGCAGCAATACAAACACAACGAGAAAGTGAAAACTGCTGTGGCAGAAGCCAAGGAAGCCATTTTAGCACGACAACAAGACGCCTGCATAGCTAAGCTAGATGAAGGTATTGAATTAATCGAGGGACGTCAGAAACTTATTCTTATGGCAGACCGATCAGATTTCGGTTGGAAGACGGTCGGAGAGTACTTAGATAACGAATTAGCGGAGAACGATGAAGATGCTAAGAAGATGAAGAAAGCAGAGAAAGAAGCGCAACGGAAGATAACTGAAGCACGGGCGAGCAAGATGGCGAAGAGCCGCGCTTCATTTAGTAGACTTCCAAGGCCGGTTAGCAGAAGTAGTTCATTTCCTACTCAGTACGCTTCTCCCGGAACCAGCAACCACCACAAATCTGCAACGGTTGGTGTAATGAGCGCTTCCGACTTTCGTGGCCAGGTCAGGAGAAGTGGAACGTGTTTCAGTTGCGGAAAAGTAGGACACTGGAGAAATGAATGTCCACTACTAGCCGTTGCGCATACCCACGAAGGGAAGAAGTTAAGTATACCTAACATGAGTGTAAACAGTACAGGAGTGATATTACAGAATGATGATACCTGTAATGTTATTAGTTGCCAGCAGGGCGAGTTGAGCGGGGAGTCAGACGACTTATCTCTTAACGAAGGGGATTTTCTTGAGAACGACCCTCCTCAAGCAGATCAAGTTCGAGGGCGACTCAGAGCGCATTTGCATTCCTGGGAGGAGATAGGGGCAACGGAGCCCGTTTTAAGTATAATAAGAGAGGGTTATAAACTACCCCTGCTTACTATTCCTCAGTCTGCTTTACTGCGGAACAACAAGTCCGCTTTTGATAATTGTAGTTTTGTTTCCAAAGCAATTGCTGATCTTCTTGCCAACCAGTGCGTTGATGTTGTCGACAGCCAACCATGGGTGGTTAACCCTTTGTCTGTGTCAGTTAGGGACGATGGGAAGAAACGTTTAGTCCTGGATTTGCGCCATGTAAACCCCCACCTTTATAAATATAAGTTTAAATGCGAAGACATCGCTGTCGCACAGCAACTCCTGAGAGGGCTACTACCTTTATACATTTGA